In one window of Miscanthus floridulus cultivar M001 chromosome 12, ASM1932011v1, whole genome shotgun sequence DNA:
- the LOC136495520 gene encoding uncharacterized protein has translation MTYDSRCHMCKEEFEWPRMPEVLHKIKIMTQRMRTQFVDDPQGLKGWEEYEKNVLYAFGRNLHSLNSVLYEQLMKRHARSETLAGMVSCVGLES, from the exons ATGACATATGACTCCCGATGTCATATGTGCAAAGAGGAGTTTGAATGGCCACGTATGCCTGAAGTGCTGCACAAGATTAAAATCATGACGCAGAGGATGCGAACTCAGTTTGTGGATGATCCTCAAGGCCTCAAAGGATGGGAAGAATATGAGAAAAATGTCCTCTATGCATTTGGACGCAACCTCCATTCTCTC AACTCTGTTTTATATGAGCAGCTAATGAAGAGGCATGCCCGCTCTGAGACCTTGGCTGGCATGGTGTCTTGTGTGGGATTGGAGTCTTGA
- the LOC136497245 gene encoding coleoptile phototropism protein 1-like: MNQWEAMERENHVTERGLVPVSAGDVQVQHDHGGAAKTDGFVRRDQSCRYASSDIPSDLLIKVGGVNFHVHKHPMVTRSARLARLVDEASALHGPDAVTVLELPDLPGGHGAFELAAKFCYGVVVDITAANVAVLRCAAEYLEMTEEMEEGNLAFRAEAFLSYVVASSWLDSVVVLRACEGLSPWADDLQLVRRCSESVAAKACTSPRAVRWAYAGGRTSPKKTRAAGTSTGNSGSPPADWWVDDVCVLRIDHFVRVVTAVQARGMRPDLIGAAVTRYASKWLSSAGLLNKESPASHGGFGVLQMVVAGEGDEDDTQTEMTASEQRRITESLISIIPPKKDCVSCSFLLRLIRLAVVLKAAPALVTEVEKHVGAQLDQAALPDILVPSYPYARSEAAYDVDLVQRLVEQFVVQEQSGRGKEKQEQQQHSSKVLSVASLIDSYLSEVSRDRNLALGKFQALAESLPESARVCHDGLYRAVDSYLKAHPALTEHERKRLCRAVDCGKLSREVRTHAAQNERLPLRVVVQMLLSEQAKMAGALGRVGRKEDDVNALRLEVESVNAKYMELQREVELLQGQLERMLPPSAEAKQQNVSAGWTSGWKKLGRLGRIQVEQPVVTAAPDETRRRRRNSAS, encoded by the exons ATGAATCAGTGGGAAGCTATGGAGAGGGAGAACCATGTAACCGAGCGCGGGCTCGTCCCGGTCAGCGCCGGCGACGTGCAGGTGCAGCACGACCATGGCGGGGCGGCCAAGACGGACGGCTTCGTGCGCAGGGACCAGTCATG CCGGTACGCTAGCAGCGACATCCCAAGCGATCTGCTGATCAAGGTGGGCGGCGTCAACTTCCACGTCCACAAACACCCGATGGTCACCCGGAGCGCCCGGCTGGCCCGACTCGTCGACGAGGCGTCGGCTCTGCACGGCCCCGACGCCGTCACCGTGCTCGAGCTGCCGGACCTGCCGGGCGGCCACGGCGCGTTCGAGCTGGCCGCCAAGTTCTGCTACGGCGTGGTGGTGGACATCACGGCCGCCAACGTCGCCGTCCTACGCTGCGCCGCCGAGTACCTGGAGATGACGGAGGAGATGGAGGAGGGCAACCTCGCCTTCCGCGCGGAGGCGTTCCTGAGCTACGTGGTGGCGTCCTCGTGGCTGGACTCCGTCGTCGTCCTCCGCGCCTGCGAGGGCCTCTCTCCGTGGGCCGACGACCTCCAGCTCGTGCGCCGCTGCAGCGAGTCCGTCGCGGCGAAGGCGTGCACCAGCCCGAGGGCCGTGCGCTGGGCCTACGCCGGCGGCAGGACGTCGCCCAAGAAGACCAGGGCCGCCGGCACGTCGACGGGCAACAGCGGCAGCCCGCCGGCCGACTGGTGGGTGGACGACGTCTGCGTGCTGAGGATCGATCACTTCGTGCGCGTCGTCACCGCCGTCCAGGCCAGAGGCATGCGGCCCGACCTCATCGGCGCCGCCGTCACGCGCTATGCCTCCAAATGGCTCTCCTCCGCTGGCCTCCTCAACAAAGAGAGCCCCGCGTCGCATGGCGGATTCGGCGTGCTCCAAATGGTCGTTGCCGGCGAGGGGGATGAGGATGACACGCAGACGGAGATGACGGCCAGTGAGCAGCGGAGGATCACTGAGAGCCTGATCAGCATTATCCCCCCGAAAAAGGACTGCGTCTCCTGCAGCTTCCTCCTCCGGCTTATCCGCCTGGCCGTCGTCCTCAAGGCGGCGCCGGCGTTGGTCACGGAGGTGGAGAAGCACGTGGGCGCGCAGCTCGACCAGGCGGCGCTGCCCGACATCCTGGTCCCTTCGTACCCCTACGCCCGCTCTGAAGCCGCGTACGACGTCGACCTCGTGCAGCGGCTGGTGGAGCAGTTCGTGGTGCAGGAGCAGTCCGGCCGTGGAAAGGAGAAGCAGGAACAGCAGCAGCACAGCTCCAAAGTGCTGAGTGTGGCGAGCCTCATCGACAGCTACCTCTCCGAGGTGTCCCGGGACCGGAACCTCGCCCTGGGCAAGTTCCAGGCCCTGGCCGAGTCGCTGCCGGAGTCGGCACGCGTGTGCCACGACGGGCTGTACCGCGCCGTCGACTCGTACCTGAAGGCGCATCCAGCATTGACCGAGCACGAGCGGAAGCGGCTGTGCCGCGCGGTGGACTGCGGGAAGCTGTCGCGGGAGGTGCGCACTCACGCGGCGCAGAACGAGCGGCTGCCGCTCCGCGTCGTGGTGCAGATGCTGCTGTCGGAGCAGGCAAAGATGGCCGGCGCGCTCGGCAGGGTGGGCAGGAAGGAGGACGACGTCAACGCGCTGAGGCTGGAGGTGGAGAGCGTGAACGCGAAGTACATGGAGCTGCAGCGCGAGGTGGAGCTTCTGCAAGGGCAGCTGGAGCGCATGCTGCCACCGTCCGCGGAGGCCAAGCAACAGAACGTGTCGGCGGGGTGGACCAGCGGGTGGAAGAAGCTCGGGAGACTCGGCAGGATTCAGGTGGAGCAGCCGGTAGTGACGGCGGCACCCGACGAGACACGGAGGCGGAGGAGAAACTCCGCCTCGTGA